The genomic interval GCGGTGGGCGCCTCCTCGGCCTGCGGGGCCGGGGTGGAGGCGGGCTCGGCGGCGGGCGCCTCGGCTGCGGGAGCCTCGGCCTGCGGGGCCTCGGCCTCGGCCGGAGCGCCCGAGCCGTCGTCGATGACGGCCAGCTCGGCGCCGACCTCGACGGTCTCGTCCTCGGCGACCTTGATGGAGGCCAGAACACCGGACGCGGGGGCCGGGATCTCGGTGTCGACCTTGTCGGTCGAGACCTCGAGCAACGGCTCGTCGGCCTCGACGCGCTCGCCCTCGGCCTTCAGCCAACGGGTGACAGTGCCCTCGGTGACGCTCTCGCCGAGCGCCGGAAGGGTTACGGAAACCGACATGGTTTCAGTTGCTCCTTACGAAATTGCGGAAGTGGTCGGTCGTCGCGCCCGGGACCGGGGGATCAGTCGTGGGCGTGGAGAGGCTTGCCGGCCAGCGCCAGGTGAGCCTCGCCCATCGCCTCGTTCTGCGTCGGGTGTGCGTGGATGAGCTGGGCGACCTCGGAGGGCAGCGCCTCCCAGTTGTAGATCAGCTGGGCTTCGCCGACCTGCTCGCCCATGCGGTCGCCCACCATGTGGACGCCGACCACGGCACCATCCTTGACCTGGACGAGCTTGATCTCGCCCGCGGTCTTCAGGATCTTGCTCTTGCCGTTGCCCGCGAGGTTGTACTTGAGGGCGACGACCTTGTCCGCGCCGTAGATCTCCTTGGCCTTGGCCTCGGTGATGCCGACGGAGGCGACCTCGGGGTGGCAGTACGTCACCTTGGGCACGCCGTCGTAGTCGATCGGGACGGTCTTCAGGCCGGCGAGACGCTCCGCCACCAGGATGCCCTCGGCGAAGCCGACGTGGGCGAGCTGGAGGGTCGGGACGAGGTCGCCCACGGCCGAGATCGTCGGGACGTTGGTCTGCATGTACTCGTCGACCAGGACATAGCCGCGGTCCATCGCGACGCCCTGCTCCTCGTAGCCCAGGCCCTGGGAGACCGGGCCGCGGCCGATGGCGACGAGCAGCAGCTCCGCCTCGAAGGTCTTGCCGTCGGCGAGCGTCACGCGGACGCCGTCCTCGGTGTACTCGGCCTTGTCGAAGAAGGTGCCGAGGTTGAACTTGATGCCGCGCTTGCGGAACGCGCGCTCAAGAAGCTTGGAGCTGTTCTCGTCCTCGACCGGGACGAGGTGCTTGAGGCCCTCGACGATGGTGATCTCGGTGCCGAAGGACTTCCACGCCGAGGCGAACTCGACGCCGATGACGCCGCCGCCCAGCACGATCGCGGACTTCGGGAC from Streptomyces sp. CA-278952 carries:
- the lpdA gene encoding dihydrolipoyl dehydrogenase; amino-acid sequence: MANDASTVFDLVILGGGSGGYAAALRGAQLGLDVALIEKGKVGGTCLHNGCIPTKALLHAGEIADQARESAQFGVKATFEGIDMEAVNKYKDEVISGLYKGLQGLIASRKVHYIEGEGKLSSPTSVDVNGQRVQGRHVLLATGSVPKSLPGLEIDGNRIISSDHALKMDRVPKSAIVLGGGVIGVEFASAWKSFGTEITIVEGLKHLVPVEDENSSKLLERAFRKRGIKFNLGTFFDKAEYTEDGVRVTLADGKTFEAELLLVAIGRGPVSQGLGYEEQGVAMDRGYVLVDEYMQTNVPTISAVGDLVPTLQLAHVGFAEGILVAERLAGLKTVPIDYDGVPKVTYCHPEVASVGITEAKAKEIYGADKVVALKYNLAGNGKSKILKTAGEIKLVQVKDGAVVGVHMVGDRMGEQVGEAQLIYNWEALPSEVAQLIHAHPTQNEAMGEAHLALAGKPLHAHD